A single region of the Fusarium fujikuroi IMI 58289 draft genome, chromosome FFUJ_chr05 genome encodes:
- a CDS encoding related to D-mandelate dehydrogenase, producing the protein MSKPIVLHLGDDIKWNHDLYKTFTSHFEIKRSHSMSRTDFINALKQKTFGDFFAIYRPFWNTGGEMGNWDDELISLLPASCKIYASAGAGFDWVDTAALAKRGVTYCNAAAACTESVADAAIWLIISVFRNLSWSSTAARSGDKDKFIDANKNLAPVSRNPSGFTLGIIGFGRIGRRIAEKAYKALDMKIIYNDVAQMPSSVEEPLNATFKSSDALLAEADCVVVATPFAGETLLNKAGLSKMKRGAKLVNIARGKLINEADLVEALSSGHLSGAGLDVFENEPYISPELLKMNNVELLSHNAGASLDSHIGFEKLGMENIMEFWKTGKAISPVNAHLIKQSKL; encoded by the exons ATGTCCAAACCAATCGTTCTTCATCTCGGCGACGACATCAAATGGAACCATGATCTCTACAAGACCTTCACATCTCACTTCGAGATCAAGCGCTCGCACAGCATGTCCCGCACAGACTTCATCAACGCCCTTAAGCAAAAGACCTTTGGCGATTTCTTCGCTATCTACAGACCGTTCTGGAATACAGGCGGTGAGATGGGAAATTGGGATGATGAATtgatttctcttcttcccgCATCGTGTAAGATTTATGCTAGTGCGGGAGCAGGCTTTGACTGGGTTGATACAGCGGCACTTGCAAAGCGAG GCGTCACGTATTgcaatgcagcagcagcttgtACAGAATCCGTAGCAGACGCGGCAAtctggctcatcatctccgTCTTCCGAAACCTCAGCTGGTCCAGCACAGCAGCCCGCTCAGGCGACAAGGACAAATTCATCGACGCCAACAAGAACCTAGCCCCTGTATCCCGCAACCCCAGCGGCTTCACCCTCGGAATCATCGGGTTCGGTCGCATCGGCCGCCGCATCGCTGAGAAGGCCTACAAGGCACTTGACATGAAGATCATCTACAACGACGTCGCCCAAATGCCCTCGTCAGTCGAAGAGCCCCTAAACGCTACCTTTAAATCTTCAGATGCTCTCCTCGCTGAAGCAGACTGCGTCGTCGTCGCTACACCCTTCGCCGGCGAAACTCTACTTAACAAAGCGGGTTTATCAAAGATGAAGCGTGGCGCAAAGCTAGTCAACATTGCGCGTGGAAAACTTATTAACGAAGCTGATCTCGTTGAAGCTCTTTCCAGCGGTCATTTATCAGGTGCAGGACTAGACGTCTTTGAGAACGAGCCGTACATCAGCCCTGAGCTACTAAAGATGAACAACGTGGAGTTGTTGTCGCACAACGCGGGTGCGAGTCTAGATTCGCATATTGGCTTTGAGAAATTGGGGATGGAGAACATTATGGAGTTTTGGAAAACGGGGAAGGCGATATCACCTGTTAATGCTCATTTGATCAAGCAGAGCAAGTTGTAA
- a CDS encoding probable peroxisomal amine oxidase, with protein sequence MGLTQHHPFDPLSGDEIAAAVDTIRKYQSGQLLFNAVTLHEPRKKEMLRWLEHPSDGNKPARIADVTVILPDGAVYDGLVDLKTRKVQKWEKLDGLQPIITPEELIQVEEIMRKDPKVIEQCEISGIPKSDMHKVYCDPWTIGYDERFGSNIRLQQALMYYRPDPDTFQYQYPLDFCPIYDGAKKAIIHIDIPSVRRPLSKQKAIDYTPRYINENGGYRKDIKPINITQPEGVSFTMNGRVLSWQNFKFHIGFNYKEGIVLNHITFTDKGIERPIFYRLSLSEMVVPYGAPEHPHQRKHAFDLGEYGAGYMANSLALGCDCKGVIHYLDAEFAARDGSIRTIKNAICIHEEDNGILFKHTDFRDDSVTVTRARKLIVQQIFTAANYEYACQWVFHQDGTIQPEIKLTGILNTYALNEGEDAGPWGTEVYPQVNAHNHQHLFCLRVNPMIDGVNNTVNMVDTVASEAPVGSPQNKYGNAFYAKKTKLRTSGQAKTDYNGATSRTWEMVNENKLHPYSKKPASYKLVSREVPGLLPKEGSLVWKRAGFARHAVHVTPYRDDELWAAGRHVPQTSGEPSQGLPEWIAEGTASTENTDIVLWHTFGVTHIPAPEDFPIMPVEPMTLLLRPRNFFTNNPCMDVPPSYSITPTQVAEKKGALDQSDKVSQLAFGGKSCCSGGNTAARL encoded by the exons ATGGGTCTCACGCAACATCATCCTTTTGATCCTCTCTCCGGAGATGAGATCGCCGCTGCCGTTGACACTATCCGCAAGTATCAGTCCGGTCAACTCCTCTTCAATGCGGTCACCCTACATGAGCCCCgcaagaaggagatgttgagatggctgGAGCATCCCTCTGATGGAAACAAACCTGCGAGAATTGCGGATGTCACTGTCATTCTTCCTGATGGAGCTGTCTACGATGGTCTTGTGGATCTCAAGACGAGAAAGGTCCAGAAGTGggagaagctcgatggcCTTCAACCTATT ATCACCCCCGAGGAACTCATCCAGGTCGAGGAGATCATGCGCAAAGACCCCAAGGTCATAGAACAGTGCGAAATCTCAGGCATCCCCAAATCAGACATGCACAAGGTCTACTGCGACCCCTGGACAATCGGCTACGACGAGCGCTTCGGCAGCAACATTCGTCTGCAGCAGGCACTCATGTACTACCGTCCTGACCCCGATACCTTCCAGTACCAGTACCCTCTTGACTTCTGCCCCATCTACGACGgcgccaagaaggccatcaTCCACATTGACATCCCCAGCGTGCGTCGTCCATTGAGCAAGCAGAAGGCCATTGACTACACTCCTCGCTACATCAATGAAAACGGTGGTTACCGAAAGGATATCAAGCCTATCAACATTACGCAGCCAGAGGGTGTCTCGTTCACCATGAATGGACGCGTTTTGTCGTGGCAGAACTTCAAGTTCCATATTGGTTTCAACTACAAGGAGGGTATTGTGCTGAACCACATTACCTTCACCGACAAGGGTATCGAGCGACCTATCTTCTACCGTCTCTCCCTCTCGGAGATGGTGGTCCCGTACGGTGCGCCCgagcatcctcatcagcgAAAGCACGCTTTTGATCTGGGTGAATACGGCGCAGGATACATGGCCAACTCTCTCGCTCTGGGCTGCGACTGCAAGGGTGTGATCCACTACCTCGACGCCGAATTCGCCGCTCGCGACGGCTCTATCCGAACCATCAAGAACGCGATCTGTATTCACGAGGAGGATAACGGTATTCTCTTCAAGCATACTGACTTCCGCGATGATTCCGTCACCGTCACGCGCGCGCGAAAACTCATCGTGCAGCAGATCTTCACAGCGGCTAACTACGAGTACGCATGCCAATGGGTGTTCCACCAAGACGGCACAATCCAGCCTGAGATCAAACTCACCGGCATTCTCAACACGTACGCCCTCAACGAGGGTGAAGACGCTGGACCGTGGGGCACAGAGGTTTATCCCCAGGTCAATGCGCACAACCATCAGCACTTGTTCTGTCTGCGCGTGAACCCCATGATCGACGGTGTGAACAATACTGTCAACATGGTCGATACTGTTGCTAGCGAGGCACCCGTCGGAAGTCCCCAGAACAAATACGGCAATGCGTTTTACGCCAAGAAGACAAAGTTGAGGACGAGTGGGCAGGCCAAGACGGATTACAACGGTGCGACGAGCAGGACCTGGGAGATGGTTAATGAGAATAAGCTGCATCCTTATTCCAAGAAGCCTGCGTCTTATAAGCTTGTTAGCAGAGAGGTTCCAGGTCTTTTGCCCAAGGAGGGATCGCTGGTCTGGAAGCGAGCTGGTTTCGCCCGCCACGCTGTTCACGTCACACCTT atcgcgatgatgagctctgGGCTGCAGGTCGTCACGTCCCCCAAACATCCGGCGAGCCATCCCAAGGTCTTCCCGAGTGGATCGCCGAAGGCACAGCATCCACTGAAAACACCGACATTGTTCTCTGGCACACTTTCGGCGTGACACATATCCCTGCGCCAGAAGACTTCCCCATCATGCCCGTCGAGCCAATGACGTTGTTGCTCCGACCTAGAAACTTCTTCACGAACAACCCTTGTATGGATGTGCCGCCTAGTTACTCTATTACGCCTACGCAGGTTGCGGAGAAGAAGGGGGCGCTGGATCAGAGTGATAAGGTTAGTCAGTTGGCTTTTGGGGGTAAGAGTTGTTGTTCGGGTGGTAATACTGCTGCGAGATTGTAA
- a CDS encoding related to tetracycline resistance proteins, which translates to MSSTATQTQEPIELTTLEGCHVRGKELEEQPSLPPDDAPPPYASAQVQRWNYPRGNVAKLAFAFLSFIIAGMNDAAVGALIPYLETYYDLSYTIISLIFLTPFAGYSVAAFTNARIHMKFGQRGVAIMAPICHLITFIALALHPPYPVLVVCNIMSGFGNGLTDACFCAWVGAMDKANTVQGFLHAFYSFGALFSPLIATSMVVSAGLPWYTFYYVMIGISVVEWVGLTVSFWQQTGAVYQAEHAANNSEGSGAGTREALKSKVTWLCALFFFAYMGVEVGLGGWVVTFMLRVRKASAYASGASGTGFWAGMALGRACLGFVTERFGERLCLTIYLLICIGLQLLFWLVPKFIVSAVAVAFLGFFLGPLFPGAVMVTAKLLPAKIHVSAIGFAMAIGGTGGTVFPFAIGAIANHKGVGVLQPIILALITVVAGVWLSFPRIKKKD; encoded by the exons atgtcGAGCACAGCTACACAGACCCAAGAACCCATTGAGCTCACGACTCTAGAAGGATGTCACGTCCGCGGTAAAGAACTCGAGGAGCAACCTTCGCTCCCACCGGATGATGCTCCCCCGCCGTATGCATCAGCGCAGGTGCAGAGATGGAATTATCCCAGGGGAAATGTAGCGAAGCTTGCTTTTGCGTTTTTGTCGTTTATCATTGCGGGGATGAATGATGCGGCTGTTGGA GCTTTGATCCCATAT CTCGAAACATACTACGACCTCAGCTACACCAtcatctctctcatcttcctcactCCCTTCGCAGGCTACTCCGTCGCTGCATTCACCAACGCCCGCATCCACATGAAATTCGGCCAACGTGGCGTCGCCATCATGGCGCCAATCTGCCACCTCATAACCTTCATCGCCCTCGCCCTGCATCCTCCCTACCCCGTCCTCGTAGTCTGCAACATCATGAGCGGTTTCGGAAACGGACTCACAGACGCGTGTTTCTGCGCTTGGGTCGGAGCCATGGATAAAGCGAATACAGTGCAGGGCTTCTTACACGCTTTTTACTCTTTTGGCGCGTTGTTTTCGCCGCTTATTGCGACGAGTATGGTTGTTTCGGCGGGATTGCCTTGGTATACGTTTTACTACGTTATG ATTGGCATTTCTGTGGTGGAATGGGTTGGTTTGACTGTTTCGTTTTGGCAGCAGACTGGGGCTGTTTATCAGGCTGAACATGCTGCAAACAACTCGGAGGGTAGTGGTGCTGGAACCAGAGAGGCGCTCAAGTCCAAAGTTACGTGGCTTTGCGCATTGTTCTTTTTTGCATACATGGGTGTCGAAG TCGGTCTTGGTGGATGGGTCGTCACATTCATGCTCCGCGTCCGAAAAGCTTCAGCATATGCCTCCGGTGCTTCAGGAACCGGCTTCTGGGCTGGCATGGCTCTTGGGCGCGCATGTCTTGGCTTCGTGACAGAACGATTCGGCGAGAGACTCTGTCTTACGATCtatctcctcatctgcatCGGTCTCCAACTCCTTTTCTGGCTCGTACCCAAATTCATCGTATCAGCCGTTGCGGTCGCTTTTCtgggcttcttcctcggcccTCTATTTCCTGGAGCCGTCATGGTCACAGCCAAACTTCTGCCCGCAAAGATCCACGTTTCTGCTATCGGATTTGCGATGGCGATCGGCGGTACTGGCGGAACGGTGTTTCCGTTCGCCATCGGTGCTATAGCTAACCACAagggtgttggtgttttgcaGCCCATCATTCTTGCGTTGATTACTGTTGTTGCCGGTGTTTGGTTGAGCTTCCCcaggatcaagaagaaggattaG
- a CDS encoding related to laminaripentaose-producing beta-1,3-glucanase yields the protein MRSFFILACLLGTALSAPFKTSSLDTTREGFLKAHPGGTNNVEVTDNNLLNGTYARNKTRVLTHRAEQATLPLKLVNNFSGGNVRAYISGLDSDGTVVFIGANGNLVYPKSGGSKVPVEIKDNIAIPLPAQGQTLEFTVPISMSSGRVYFANEDLHFFVVDIGTGDGLVQPSVTNLQDPSAGVDWGFVEFTYTNGVLYANISYVDFVGIPLGMGLSLKDGSTQSCAGLESGAVSKICDDLVKQKDKDGRAWTFMCIANAQGKPVRVLSPGNQYDLEPITFGDYWDTYVNNVWSKYSSQDLIINTQSEAGNVKCRVTGDQLTCDGDNRGYGKPNTKDIWGCNSGPFTVMEGDNAVHAAVVPRLCAAFVRSTLLVDGGDTQPKLGQEAYYKNDPTNHYSRIVHSYEVDGKGYAFPYDDVNPDGNENASGVVSGVPETLTIFVGGPSA from the coding sequence ATGCGTTCattctttattttagcttGCCTTCTTGGCACAGCTCTATCCGCTCCTTTTAAGACATCTTCTCTCGACACTACCCGCGAAGGCTTTCTTAAAGCTCATCCAGGCGGTACAAATAACGTTGAAGTAACGGATAACAATCTCCTCAACGGCACATACGCCAGAAACAAGACCCGCGTTCTGACACACCGCGCTGAACAAGCGACGTTGCCTCTGAAGCTAGTGAACAACTTCAGCGGCGGAAACGTCAGAGCATACATCTCAGGGCTGGACTCTGACGGCactgtcgtcttcatcggcgCGAATGGAAACCTGGTGTATCCTAAATCAGGAGGTTCGAAAGTCCCCGTCGAGATCAAAGATAACATCGCTATTCCTCTCCCGGCACAAGGTCAGACTCTTGAGTTTACTGTTCCTATCTCCATGAGTTCAGGCCGTGTTTATTTCGCCAATGAAGATCTTCACTTTTTTGTCGTTGACATTGGAACTGGCGACGGTTTAGTTCAGCCCTCTGTTACGAATCTTCAAGATCCTAGTGCTGGTGTAGACTGGGGTTTTGTGGAATTCACCTACACGAATGGCGTTCTGTACGCCAACATCAGTTATGTCGACTTTGTGGGTATTCCTCTCGGTATGGGCCTTTCTCTTAAGGATGGAAGTACTCAATCGTGTGCTGGACTTGAATCCGGTGCTGTGAGTAAGATCTgcgatgatcttgtcaagcaGAAAGATAAAGATGGGAGAGCGTGGACGTTTATGTGCATTGCGAATGCGCAGGGTAAACCAGTCCGTGTGCTTTCGCCTGGCAATCAGTACGATCTTGAACCGATCACCTTTGGAGATTATTGGGACACTTACGTCAATAATGTGTGGAGTAAAtactcttctcaagacctcatcatcaacacgcAGTCTGAAGCAGGCAACGTCAAGTGCCGCGTCACAGGGGACCAACTGACCTGCGACGGCGATAACAGAGGATACGGTAAACCCAACACCAAAGACATCTGGGGTTGCAACAGCGGTCCATTCACCGTGATGGAAGGCGATAATGCAGTACACGCGGCCGTGGTTCCTCGTCTCTGCGCTGCATTTGTTCGAAGTACACTCCTTGTTGACGGAGGCGATACACAGCCCAAGTTGGGACAGGAAGCGTACTACAAGAATGATCCGACGAACCACTATAGTCGGATTGTGCATTCTTATGAGGTCGATGGCAAGGGTTATGCGTTTCCGTATGATGATGTCAATCCCGATGGGAATGAGAATGCTTCGGGCGTTGTTTCGGGCGTACCGGAGACTTTGACGATTTTTGTCGGTGGACCTTCTGCATAG